Genomic DNA from Ilyobacter polytropus DSM 2926:
AAATTTTTGCAACACTTTTTCGTACACTTAATTTATAATTGATAAGAATTTCATTTTCTTCAACTGTTTTATTTTCAATTATATTTAACATTAATTCTGCAGCTTTTTCACCTGCATAATAATTATCAAAACAGGCAGTTGTAATACTAGGGGAATAGTATTTTGATTCTTCACATTCATCAACACCCACAACAGAGAAATCCTCTGGAATTTTGTATCCTTGCTCTGTAAGGGCGTGTATTGTAGCCATTGCCTTTCTATAGCTAACTGTAAAAAAAGCAGTTGGTTTATTCTTTGAATTTTTCATTATTTCGTTTACGTTTTCAACGGTGGAAGTCATTTCCCAATCGCCATCACAGATAATCTCTTCATCAATTTCAATATTACTTTCCCTAAGAGCAGATATATAGCCCTCTTTTCTTAGCTTTGCAAATTCATAATTGGTATATTTTACAGAAAGACATGCGATTCTTTTGTGTCCATTTTCTATCAAATATTTTACTACCGATCTTGCAGCATTAAAGTGGTCATATTTTACACAAGGCAGGTTCAATTTTTTATTTGATTGACCTAAAAAAACAACAGGATATTTTACTTTTTTCAAAACATCAATATGTTGATCAGTTAATTCTGTAGCAAAGTATATTACTCCAGCAACACGTTTTTTCTCAAGAAAATCGAAATAACTTAATTCATCCTCTAGTTCCAAATTTGATTGAGTATTAATTAATATTATGCTAAAACCTTTATCTTTAAAAAAGTTACTAATTCCCTCTACAGCTAAAGAAAATGTAGCCAAATCAATTCTAGGCAGCATTACACCTATTGTATTACTCTTACTTTTAACAAATTCTCTGGCTAATAAATTTGGTTTATAACCATTTTCTTTTATTATTTTATCAATTTTTTCTTTAGTTTTTGGGCTAACGTATGCAGTTCCATTTATTGCTCTAGAAACAGTTGCAATTGAAACGTTTGCTAATTTTGCAATATCTTTAATATTCATATTCTAGTCCTCTTTCTTTTTATTTTTAAAAATGGAAACGTTTTCTTGATGAAATAATTTATCATATATAAAATTTTATGTCAATTTAAACCCAAATAAAATGACCTTAAATCATTCTAGAAACAATTGAAAAACTAATATAAAATAAAAAAAAGGTTGACAACTGCACCTTATGAATATATAATATCAATCAAACACAACAGCATCATATTTTTAATAAATATAGCTTCTGGTTTGAAAACATAAATTAAGATTATAAATTTTTATTAGTAAAAAATTACTGACTTTATTTTACTTTAAAAGATATAATCATAAAACTAATTAAGTATCTGATCCCAACTAATCTAAATTCTAAATTCCTATTTTAGCTAATCAAGAACCTCCACAGATACGTTTACCTCTATGAAACGATTGTTAGATATGTTTCTGCGGGTGATTAGGGCAATTTTACGCTACAATGTAAACGTTTTCTTAAGTGTGATAAATACTTTAAAAACTTTTAAATAATTACAGGTATCTTTTTAGCAAAAATAAATTATAGGTTTATTTTACCCTTAAAAGATAAAAACTTTAAACATCCATGTAAACGTTTTCTTGAGTTTGGTATGCATTTATAAAATATTAAATCAATATCTTTCAACTAATCAAGGTTATCTTTTTAATAAAAATAAATTTAAATAATCTCAATCAAGTAAAAGGCATCTTTTTAGCAAAAATAAATTCTAGATTTATTTTACCCTATAAAAGATATAAAGTCGTGTTACTTTCATTTATCTTAAGAATGGAAGTAGTGCGGCTTTTTTTTATAAAAAATTATAATTGTTCTAAATAAAAGGAGGGGGAATTGTGATAAGAGAGATAGAATATTATGCTCCGACACACAAAAAAGAACTATTTGAGATAATTCATAATGACAATAGGGATATATGTTTGATAGCAGGGGGGACAGATTTGATTATAAATATC
This window encodes:
- a CDS encoding LacI family DNA-binding transcriptional regulator — encoded protein: MNIKDIAKLANVSIATVSRAINGTAYVSPKTKEKIDKIIKENGYKPNLLAREFVKSKSNTIGVMLPRIDLATFSLAVEGISNFFKDKGFSIILINTQSNLELEDELSYFDFLEKKRVAGVIYFATELTDQHIDVLKKVKYPVVFLGQSNKKLNLPCVKYDHFNAARSVVKYLIENGHKRIACLSVKYTNYEFAKLRKEGYISALRESNIEIDEEIICDGDWEMTSTVENVNEIMKNSKNKPTAFFTVSYRKAMATIHALTEQGYKIPEDFSVVGVDECEESKYYSPSITTACFDNYYAGEKAAELMLNIIENKTVEENEILINYKLSVRKSVAKI